Within the bacterium genome, the region TCTGCGTGTATTCGATCAACGCGCGCTCCTTGATGGGATCGAACAGTACTTGGCGCATCAACCAGGGCAGGTAAGCAAGAGCCGGATCAAAGCCATGGCCCAGCCGTTTTGGAGCCATTTTCGCCTCCGTATCGGCGATTTTCGCACGTATTACGATGTGGATGAAGAGCGGCGCGCGGTCAA harbors:
- a CDS encoding type II toxin-antitoxin system RelE/ParE family toxin — protein: MSDRYDIRYAEQAADDIRCLRVFDQRALLDGIEQYLAHQPGQVSKSRIKAMAQPFWSHFRLRIGDFRTYYDVDEERRAVNVLRVLKKTTQPTPEEPT